tggcgattcggggcaaaattttgacctcatcacgacctgggctgagcgctcttgttcagagtgatctcaaggggccaactttatgtggtattccaATTCGTTGCGgagttgtaattgtgaaaaattcaagttcttactttaggagtcttttgtcccacatgtgcctcttgatgtagagggaacgaaattccgatagacacgtagataggtatttgttgttctatactttgtctggtgttctgttgggtgaccgagggcacttgcttgtgtcgtgtgttgtctgttgtcgaaccgttcttagcaagttgcagaaccatcgacaagtgctgaaaccgaagagggtcggaagagacgagcgaagttggccagcaagttgtggcgacaagcccgtggagctgggatccgtcgtcaaaatgggatgtgttcccggaacagtctggagctgtagtctccccatggccctggaggcgaacctggagggacctggcgaacgagcgcacctgacatccgagccccgtggaagcagctcgtctttccggtgcattgtctggcggcgggggtgctgttatgccagcgagtcctcgtcaaacgaccgtgcctctgaaaaaggcaatctgggtcaaggccagcccgcagtctgcctggcgcgatcacctcgacggcgtgaacacgcgcggcgctcctctggcccacgtgcagtgagtcagttgcgcacgtgacagcgagccggcgttctcgtgcctggtggtctgacgcatggcgcggcgacccccattggcggaatctgcccggacgaccagcggcgcttctgattggacactttggttggacccggtgtaaataaaagaagccctgcggcgcgtcgcgatcggcggtcctatgtgagaggcgtccccgtgtcggagtgccgacatgtgtgtgagtcagcggtgttaggcgaaaggctgacctatgtgttagagaggagagctcggctcttcgagtctctgtcggccccagtgccgaaattgtaacgcctctgtatatatgctgtacataaaccttgtttaactcaccgtcgtctcgtccgctcgtcttatcggctctgcgcagaagcagtcgcgagctgagatacatgcgctaccaaacggctggtgaccttcccggcggagttgaaagcagtggcgcctccggggccgtgttggcgtcgccgtctttcgcaacagtggtggcttcggtgggatcggtccgtcgtttctcAACAATGGCGAAATCAACGTTCGCAAGAAGTTGCAAAGCAAGCAACCCCTCGGCTCCCTCTTTTATATTCCTATTTTTATTGAGATTTATTGATTTCAGAAAAGTTACAAGATTAAATTATGCAGGTGAGGGTCCGAAAGCAAATGTAGTGAAGCCATTGGTTAATTATACAAAAACGTATCGCTGTAAGGAACACAACAAATGACCGACATTATTGGTAAAATCGAATATGTTAAACGAATTATTAAGCATATCATATCAGATCAGCTAAACATGAAAAAGCATAGCGAAAATAAAGCCAAGTCACaagtgagataaaaaaaaaaacatggtcaaAGAGCCAGCGTGAGATGGTTCTGTATATTTCAAGTTTTCTTTGTGACACTAACGTGTAAAATTAGGACTCCGGATGTATTGACAATGCGGTGTTCTTCAACGTTCTTATAAATGTAAGCACACGCACCACCAgcatttcgcttccattgaaatcCGGCTTTCGTGGCCGGGTTCGCGATTCGcccccgcgaccttcgggtcagtagtAGAGTACCACAAcgaccagaccaccacggcgggtcaaAGAggaaacacgcacgctcacgtgTCACGATTTTTCGAGTGCCTGTTTAATGCTTAGTACTAACAGAGTCCTTCAATACCGTtgaagcattgaaggactctggtgctACTATTTCCTATATGCGAAGAAACACATTCTGCAGGGAGGCCTTCCGTACTGGCTGTTGTAGCGGAATAGCAGGGAGGCAGACTTTTTCTAGTGAGACGACGACAGAGAAAAAACACATCCTTTCAGTTTGAACGCATCACGAAGACTGGTTTATTCGTTCGCTATGTACCGCTGTCGTagagaggggaagaaaaaaaggaaaagcaaacagagaagcacaagtattgtcaaagagtttcctccgcaccccgcacgtgcgacggtcttcaaggacagatggacaaaacgctttccgcgtgttcgagaagggtcattgtggccctcacccccttttcccttcacggctgggcttgtaggtaaaaacagatgtcaaggacgcccttcgctcctttcgcattgcccgtcacgcgaaccacccgaaaacgagtccctccgagttgcccctcctccccctcttcgCCGCGGAGTCTTTCAATTAACGCTCCCCCGAAGCGGGGGCTGCTTCCCAGTATGCGACAAATACAACAACCTCCCCCGGATGAGCGAACTCTTGAGCTCATTGTCGGTCGACTTCTAGCGGATAAAGCAGCTGTATTGGTCGTTTCACCACCGTTCCCCCGCTTAGTTTCAAACTGCaggcccgcaccctgccgtccctGCCCTTGAACGTTTCCTTGATTCTGGCGATCTTCCACATGTGTCGTTTGAGATGATCTTCCTTTAAAAGAACTAAATCGTCTATCTTTAGGTCACTCGATGTCGTTGGCCGGGACAGATGCGCCGATCGAAGCTCCAATAAGTACTCTCTCCGCCACCGTCTCCAGAATCCTTCAGCCATGGCAGACCGGTACTTCCAGCGTCGTGAGATATGCGCGTCACCGCCCGGAATTTCGGCTGGCAGGTGGTGTGGAGGAAGGGTTGTCAGCTTTCTTCCGACGAGGAAGTGCGCCGGCGACAGTGGTTCTGGCTCTTGAGCATCATCGTAGGTGAAAGTCAATGGGCGTGAGTTTATTACGGCCTCGACTTCGTACAAGACAGTTGTGAGTTCTTCAAAGCTTAAACTGCTCCGACCTAACACCTTGCGCAACGCTACCTTCACCGATCGCACCAACCGTTCCCAGAATCCGCCCCACCAAGCTGCCCTTTCAACAATAAACTTCCACCTGATCTGGTTTCCGGCGAAGTATGACTGCATTTCCTCTGATTTTAGTAGCGTGAACATTGCATTCAGATCTTTTGCTGCTCTCTTGAAGGTTAGCGCGTTGTCCGAATAAATAGTCGAGCAGATTCCCCTGCGAGCCACGAAGCGCTTGAAAGCCAGGAGAAAGGCTGTAGTCGACATGTCGCTAACGAGCTCAAGATGGACGGCACGTGTCACAGCGCAGGTTAAAATTGCGATGTAACATTTTCGGGCACCGCGCGACTCTTGACAAATCAAAGGTCCTGCGAAATCGATGCCGACAGTGTCGAACGGATTTCCTTCTGTTACTCTGTCAGCTGGAAGTGGTGCCACTGGTTCCGTGGCTTGAGGGCAACTTTGTTTGCGACAGATGAGGCACTGCTTGATAACCTTTTTTACGGCCTGGCGCCCTCGGATGATCCAATACGACTCTCGCAATGACGCCAAGGTGTCGCGCACCCCTGAGTGTAGCATTCTCACGTGCTCTTTCCTTATGAGCAGTAGCGTGAAGGGATGAGTGCTAGGTAGAATGATGGGATGTTTAGTCTCTTCGTGGTTGTCGGTGAATTGCAAGCGTCCACCAACTCGCATGAGACCTTCCCCGTCAAGGTACGGACTGAGTGGCAGAACAGGAGAGCCTTTGTGCAGTGGTCTTTGGGCTTTCAAGTTGGAAATGTCGTCACTGAATGCTTCTCCTTGAGTTGTTGCCAACCAGTACCTCTCAGCATCgatcacctcttcagctcgtagcGGACCACCTTTCCTTTCTTTCCCGCGGCGGCAATTGTTGACAAAGCGGCGGACCCACGCAGTTAAGCGCACGACTCTGCGGCATGAGCTGAACTCCTCTACTTTCAGCACTGCCTCGAACGGCGATGATATTACGGGCATCACCGTCACTTTTCGCTCTTCCAGGTGACATTCTACTGCCCCTGGGCTCTGCTCACCGGTCGTTGGCCAATGCGTCTTATCCTTGTGAAGCCAGTGTGGTCCTCTCCACCACAATTCGCTTTCTAACAAGGCTGATGGGAGGATACCGCGAGTGATTAGGTCAGCGGGGTTGTCTAGTCCTGGGCAGTGCCTCCAATCCTCGGGATCAGTCAGCGCCTGAACCTCTGATACTCGGTTTGCCACGAAGGGCTTCCATCTGGCAGCGTTTCCTTTAATCCAGTGCATAGCCACTGTGGAATCGGTCCAAAGGATGGCAGCAGCATTCTGGAGGTTCAAGGCCTTGGCAACGTAGTGGCACAGTCGAGCACCAATGAGGGCCCCCATCAGCTCTAGTCGGGGTAACGAGAGGCGCTTCAAAGGGGCAACTCTTGATTTGGCCATAATTAGGCTTATATTGATTATTCCTTGAGCAGACTTGCATGCAACGTATCCGACAGCACCGTAGGCCTTTGggctggcatcgcagaaaatgtGCAACACCTTCTCTGTCTTTTCATCTCGGAAATCCCTTGCGATGATCCTCGGAATGGACACCGCCTTGATGCATTGAAGCTCTTCACACCAGCACCTCCACTCCGCTTGCATCAATTCTGGCAAGGGGTCGTCCCAACCCGCTCCCAACTCCCACAACCTTTGGAACATTGTCTTTACGTACAGTGTTGTAGGAGCGCTAAACCCAAAGGGGTCGAAAATTCTGGCTGAGACTTGCAATACGAATCTCTTGCTGTCGGCTCTGGTGGTGAGGAATTCAAGAAGTGAGGTCAGATTGTACTCGAAGTTATCTGTATGAGCATTCCAACCTACTCCCAATACCTTGGTGGCTGCAGGAAGTTCGGCATTTGCATTCCTCTTCGCCACGTTCCCATCCTCTATGAAGTTGACTAAATCGTGGTCGTTAGACATCCACTTGTGGAGCCGCATTCCTGCTTGAGATAATATATCGCTTGATTCCTGGCATAGCACTTTACCCTGTTCGAGGGTGTCGACCCCTGTCACAAGGTCGTCAACATAGAGATGGCTGCGCAGGATGTTCGCAGTCTCAGCATACTGCTCTGGGAGTCCTTCAAGATGGTGTCGTAATGTTGCGGCTAATAGGAATGGGCTGGATGTAACACCGAACGGAACGCGCGTCATCCGGTAGGCCGCCACCGCTGGAAGTTCTTCACCTTTCTTCGGAGTGGCAGCATACCAGAGAAACCGCACAGCGTTCCGGTCACCCTCTGACAGAGAtatttgaaggaatgccttttcaaTATCCGCGACGATGCCGATGTTGTAAGTGCGGAAGTTGATCAACAAATCAATGAGCTCTGGATTAAGTTTTGGACCACTTTCCAAAACATCATTCAGTGAGAGGCGATCTTTGGCACTTGATGATGCGTCGAACACCACCCTCACTTTTGTTGTCAGGCTTTCTTGTCGAACAACTGCTTGATGTGGCATGTAATACACCGGACCTTCCGAAGCGCTGCAATGCTTGTTGGCTGGCTCTGCATAGCCCTTTTCGATGTATTCTCGGATGCAGGCGTCATATTCCACGATCAAGGAATCTCCCTTCAAAAGGCGCGTCGTGTTGGCTCTAAGACGCTTCGCGGCGCACTCGTAGTTGTCGTCGAGCTCATCAACCATAGGCTTCCAGGGGAAAGACACTGTGTACCGCCCATGCTCAAATTTGACGGTTTCTTTGTAGTGCTGTTGGATTGCGTCTTGGTGGCGAGCTGGTTCGTGTTCCTTGATACCAATGTGTTCGAGCTCCCAGAATGACCTCAACTGCGCTGATATttctttgttagtttgttcgctcaCTGCTACTCGCATTACGCCAGCAACAGAGGGACAGACTCCTGGTGACCTTTTTGCGCCTACCTGGCCCTGGACTGTCCACCCAAATGCAGTTTCTACTGCCATCAGCTTGGAGGTTAGGCGCTTAGTGGATCCCGTGACAATTTCCCAATAATGATCAGCGCCGATCAGAAGATCAATGTTTTCACTTCCGTCACCCTGCGCGACGTCCGCGACTGGCAAGCCAAATTTCGAAAGTTCCAGAAGAACTGACTTTAAAGGCGCCGCCATTATATCTGCGCAGATGCAGGGAACTTCGAGGGCCTCCACTCGCGCCCTTTTCCCGTCGTACTGGCTTTGCAGCCACAGCTCGACCAGACGCGCTTTAGTGCGGGTTATAGCGGACTTGTCGCCGAAGGCATAGATTTTAAGTTCCTCTTCCCCAAGCACGTTCAACTGCAGTCTTTCAGACAACTTGCGATGGATGAACGTCCTTTGACTGCCACCATCTAGGAGAAGCCTGACAAGCGTACTTTTGTGCGGTCCCACTGTCCAAGCTCGTGCTGTTTGCAGAAGAAACTGATGCCCCTCCATGCAACTAAATTTCTCCTCTGAGCCTAGAGAAGACTTTAGCACTGTGGCTTGTCCTGTCGCTGGTGGAGAGGATGCATTCTGTTCACCACTGCCACGGTATTCTCTGAAATCAGGATCACACATAGCCGTGAGGTGTTTTCCGCTACAGTTGGCACACCTGAGCCATTTGGCCTTACGGCACTCTCTTGACGTGTGCCCCTTTACTGTGCAGCGGAAACATCTATTCTCACGCTTCAGCATTTCTCTTTTATCAGCTGCCGACATCTCTGCATCGCAGTCACCGCTTTCGTGGCACCCTGACGAACAAAACAGACACCCTTTTCTCTCCTTGGTCATGGTATGCAGTGCAGCGGCTGAAGACATTCTCGCCGCTTTAAAGGTGCTGTTACGGTTTTCGACAGACGATTCTACACACATGCCCCTTGGTGTTTCGGCCCGCTGTATAATCTCCCGTGCCTCTACCTCGACTCTCAAAAAATGCGCAAATGCCTCCAGTTCACTGCCTCCTGTAGTAGCGCCCTTTCGTCGACAGTATTCGAGATGAAGGTCCGCAGGCACCGCCTTCTTTACTACTGTCAGGAGCAGAGCTCCGTACGTGCTGACACCGACGCCAAGAGAAGTGAGGCTCCGTACACCTCTCTCTACTTCGTCAACGAGGCTCCGAAGTTGGCTGAGGTTCCGCGAGTCACGCACTGACTTGATATTGAGCAGTCTGGACATGTGATCCTCGATTATGGCTTCTTTACGACCGAACCTTTCCTTTAACAGCGAGAGAGCAACTTCGTAGTTTCCGTCGGACAAATCAAGACCCGCAACGGCAGCCGCTGCTTTTCCTGTTAAGTAACTGTTCAGGTACTTGAACTTGTCCACGTTTGACAGGTGGTGGTTAGCGTTTATTGTCGTGTCGAACTGACTCCAAAAGCCTTGCCACTGTCGAAGCTCGCCGTTGAACTTTGCTATCTCTAGTTTTGGCAGCTTTACTGTGGGGGTTACTTGCGGGATGTTACGGCTAGATTCTCTTTGATCTGAGGAACTTGAGGTGCGATCTAGCGAAGCGCTCACTGATGCGGCGTTAGTGCAGCTAAGCTCACGTAGCATGAGCTGTACTTTAGTCCTTGCTACGTTGATCTTTTCTTTGTAGTTCTCGGAGCATGCAATTTCCTCTTCTAATGCATCATCTTCTACGCCAATCTCAATTTCCCGATCTAGCTCTTTGAGTGAGTCTTCCTTAAGGGTGAGAAGGTTGATCTTTTCTTCAAGCTCACCGAGTGACGCGTCGTCCTCCATGGTAGCGATGTCATTGAGCAGCTTTGTTGTTGACGTTCGCACCACGGCCCTTTTGCGCTTCATCCTGTCGATGTCCATCTTTGGGTCCCTtattcccgggtttcggcaccaaaaaatgttgtagcggaatagcagggaggcagactttttctagtgagacgacgacagagaaaaaacacatcctttcagtttgaacgcatcacgaagactggtttattcgttcgctatgtaccgctgtcgtagagaggggaagaaaaaaaggaaaagcaaacagagaagcacaagtattgtcaaagagtttcctccgcaccccgcacgtgcgacggtcttcaaggacagatggacaaaacgctttccgcgtgttcgagaagggtcattgtggccctcacccccttttcccttcacggctgggcttgtaggtaaaaacagatgtcaaggacgcccttcgctcctttcgcattgcccgtcacgcgaaccacccgaaaacgagtccctccgagttgcccctcctccccctcttcgCCGCGGAGTCTTTCAATTAACGCTCCCCCGAAGCGGGGGCTGCTTCCCAGTATGCGACAAATACAACACTGGCTCTTGCGGAAAGATCCCGGCATTCGCCTAAGAACAATGGATACAAGTGAGTCCTTGTGGAGCGCCTACGTTTATACAATTGCTGCGGAGCGATTCAAAGTGCTTTGTGTCGTCATCTTAATGAAACATCGCAAGAAGCGACAAAAACAGTATGAAACACCTGTCATGAACAGAAGCGTCTATCTCATGACATATTGATGACGTCACCAACTCGTCCTGGTGACATACCCTTAATGAAACGTACACGTGTACCAGACAATGAAAAACAATGATTAGTAATGACAATTCACGAGCGTGGTGACGGCTACCTTTGCAATGTGTCAGTCTGCCTTCTATCTAGAAGATTATGAGTAGTAAATAATTGAAGACATTTATTCTGACAATACGTATGCCACTTGATTACCCTATATTTCGAGACAAATCAACAAAAGACGCGTCGCGCGATATATCTTGGGACATGACTAATGTAAACAGATGCATAGGCGACCACACTCTTTTCTTTATAATTGTGGTTTCACTACAGCATCGAAACACTATGCCGCGAAACgaacttaaaaaaaataaaactaccGTGaatgaagtgtaaatttaagggatCGTTTTGttcgttagacacaatattaatgagaactataGCAGATAATAACGCCAGTAGACGTGTAGGGTTTGTTATTAGAAGAATTTGGACTGTAAGTGCGAAGAAAGAGAtgaaagtgggcgaaaagatgacttgccgccggcaggatgtgaacctgggaccttcgaataacgcgtccgatactctaccactgagctatggtggCGGTCATACCTCCGTACACTTTATAGGGCTGATATgtatggatgcatggatggatatggctgtaccctttagatcgggcggtggctagcgccaccaagccgtaatacttaatgaaccaaaaactagatttatttttttttccttaaaagcgaagttgaggattcgtactttgcagtgaagcgtttaattttcactcgtgccttgactttagccaccaatcagataacccgcttctagttaattctacccgtgcatttaaacgtgagagCCACCTAACGCCACTGCGGCGAGTGCGGTACACTCTTATTGCTCCTTGTGGCGTCATTGTATACGAATATGTTTACGTCCCATATCGATGTCTCGCGCGTGAGGCTTACCCTTACGAGGGACGATGCTTAACCATGGCACCTGGGCAGCGCGCGCTACTTGAGGCGACCCAACGCCAGTCCACCAGTCCATCACGCTGCAGGGCGCGCCTTTTGCGAGCCTTAACAGATACGACGAGCACTTTTCATTGAAGCACGCAGTAATATCAATGTGCAATCAAGCCCGAATCAAAAATTTCTTTCAGCGTACATCCAATTTGTAGACCGCTACCTCGTCGAACTTTTCAAGCGTGTGAGGCACCTCCTCGTGAGGAACGGTGGCCCTATCATCATGGTTCAGGTGAGTTTGTTATCTACGCCGAATGcagcgcagtttttttttgtgtgtgtgtgtgtgtgttgccagAAGCGACTAAAGCTTACGATGGAAATTCGCGGCGTCTTTTATGCACTCGCCTAGATGATTTGGAGGCAACAagcgtgcgtctttctttctttttagtagTCGATGAACTGAACCTTCCACGCCTCTTGCCCGAAGGGCCTCTGCACCAAGCTCGGTGTTGCACTGCTTACGTGATGTCACGTGGTGACCTTGTGATGTTCCCACGGAAACTTTTGTTGCAATCGTTGACGTTCAGACGACGTCATACGGTGACGTCGTCACgtgattattattaatatttttaatcactcgtgttgacgttgccgacgtcacggatgCTCGTTTTTCGGGTTTGATGAGGCGCCTAAGGTTTTCGCCTCAGAAACGCTTTGCACATAACAAACGCATAGCGTTGAACAAATAACGACCGATATTCGCTCAACATACGCCCGTATAATATTCGTCAAATGTGATCTATCGCACTGGAATAGCCGTTTGTATCGATGTCGTCGCATACATTTACGGCAAATACCGGTAATACCACCATGGCGCAGGTTGAAAACAAGTACGGTTTGTCCAGGAAGTGTAATCGCACCTACCTTCGGCACCTGCGAGACCTAATGCGCCGAGAGCTGGGTAGTGACACTGCGCTATTCACCACAGACCGCGTCGGAAAGGGCGCCGAGTCTTGTGGCTGGGTCGAAGGAGTCTTTCCTGCAATGGCTTTCGGAGCTGGTACGTGTCTCAACAACGAATTCTGAAAGCGCGAAAAAACGCCTGCGAGACAGAAATCACTCTTACTGGATAATTAGGGGAAGAAAGTGAAAGTGAGGGCAGCGAGATGAGGGACTGATTTGAGCCTGCTTGGTATTCGAGTAGTTGTACGTATGGTTGCGAATTGTCCACGTCACTTCGTATTGTTACAGAGCCTGGGATAAACCAATGTTGGCCCCATTCCCACAGACATTTGTAATGTAGTCGATAACATTGTAGGCTTTGCGAATATCTGTACGTATACGATGACAGCTACTCGGAGTTAGTCAACAATTTTGAGCGACTGCTTCCAGTCGATACTGTATACGCTTGAGTCATAGGAATGTTCTTGCCGAGTTCAACTAACTGTATGATAATATTTAATTGCATTGATAACAATCTAAGGAGCAATTATCTATGCCACCATAATCTACGAACAGCGGCTACAGGTTCAGGAAGTTATGGTGACATCGCCAACCGCGTTTGCTATTTGCGTGTTTTCTCGCTGGCGAAGCCTTCCCGCAGtaatgtttagttttttttttgttataaagTCGCATTTTTAATCTAGCGCCttcgttttttgttcttttttatttaattATACAAATGTTCTGGCTGGCAAATTGATAAATTTAATTTTACTTGAGGCGCATACAGTACTCGGGAAGGACCTTCGTTTAATGTTTAATTATTATTGGGTGCGCGGATTTTCGCAGTGGTCAACGTGTCTGAGGTGTTCGCCAAGCAGCGGCTCAACCAGAAACGGGGTCCCCTGTTCGTCTCCGAGCTTTACACGGGCTCCAACGACCGCTGGGCAATGCCCCATCGGCCCATGGACCATGCCATGGTAGCCAGCACGCTACGCCGAGTCCTACTGGCCGGCGCTTCGGTAAACCTGTGAGTATTCGCGCAGCGAAAGACGCTACCATGAGATAGGCGCACAGTCTCGAACTTTGCTCACTGTAGCACCGACAATGCCCTGCCGAATCACTCACGCACAGAAGGACACCAGTACGATGAGTCTGTGCATTTGTAGCTCTATCACCACAGTTCTTTCATTACGATGCCGATAGATGTGACAGTGACCGGAGAATGCTCTGAACAACGGAGCGAACTTGAGCTCGTCGGTCAAGAATTGTGAAGCACACAGTGCAAGTAACAACGGGGATACAGGAGGCCATAACTTCAGTGCTTCACCAATAATGACATCACCAATAATGACAAGTGAGtgaaaccactgtgagcacacagTATGCTATGGAACGGTTTTAGATGCGAAACTTCTTGGTCGAGCTCCATTCGGggtgtggcgtgaccacccttaccgcgcatgcgcgtcccctccctcTCTTCGCCTCCCCTCTCTCTCGCCTCGCTACggcgacgcaggcagcgtcggCTGGCCAAAGCTCACTCCCCCTCTCTACGCTAGGCATTCGTCCCCACGGCGTTTACACGCCCATTGCGCATGCGTGACTCGTCTCTCTCCTACGCTCCGCCTTTCTCGCCCCGCAACGCCGAGCGACGCAGGGAGTGGATGCTAGTCTACGCtcgatctccccccccccctccgcggtATTGCCCCCCTTTCTCCTCTAAGCATCTCTCCCCGCGGCGTTTACACCCACATTACGTATGCGCCCCttctatgcccccccccccccccaacgctgACAAAGGTAGCGGCTGCTAGCGAGGTTCTGATTTGATTTGAGAGattgactgctcgcgctgcacaaccgtgcACTGACCACACCtcgtttgtatatatatatatatatatatatatatatatatatatatatatatatatatatatatatatatatatatatatatatatacactggaTCGTAACCTTCAAAAGTAGTGCCGCTGGtatatttctcctgtgcgttgttgaccaAAAAAAATTTGCACCGAGCGCTTTAACTAAAAGTTGGCTACGTGTCTCTCTGTTCAATCAGAGTATAGTCTGTTTCTCGTTGCCCTttagccgccattggcatgttccagtggTAAACACTGGTCAATcaatgcgtgctttgcgcctccccgggtttctctcctgcgcaacgccgcgatgaggcTAGCGACATCGCCACCGCCAGTGTAAACGTTAGAGCCCGCTGCTTTGCGTCTACACATGTTTCCATTCAGCGGGAGATGCTGTACTTTTTCTCCTAGTAAAAATAAAAAGTAATGAGCACGCCCCCTCCTCAGGAGTTACTTTAGGCtaccgtccccccccccccccccgccctagAACGAGTGGCTGGATCCGCGCTTGCACTTAAACAAACAAATGGTCTTTAACACGAGCAACGCTGGCATTTATTTCAGGTACATGTTTCACGGAGGAACATCTTTTGGGTTCAGCTCAGGAGGTGAGAACGCATGTTTGAAATCGAGAGAAGTTCAATGATATATCTTTAAAAGATTAGATTATTATAGCATTGCAATGTCACGAGCACGATATATAGTATCATAAAGTAGAAATATTCGGGAAAATT
The nucleotide sequence above comes from Rhipicephalus microplus isolate Deutch F79 chromosome 2, USDA_Rmic, whole genome shotgun sequence. Encoded proteins:
- the LOC142777979 gene encoding beta-galactosidase-like; translation: MVQVENKYGLSRKCNRTYLRHLRDLMRRELGSDTALFTTDRVGKGAESCGWVEGVFPAMAFGAVVNVSEVFAKQRLNQKRGPLFVSELYTGSNDRWAMPHRPMDHAMVASTLRRVLLAGASVNL